The window CCCGACCACTGCCTTACGACCCTGATTCCCTTTGTGCGAGGAAGCACATGATTCATAATCCCCGTCATGTGCTCAAGAAAATCCCAGCTGTCACCCATTTCGTAGTCATTGAACGGTGCCGCCTCTTTACGGTAACGGTGTGGTCCGCAGCCGGCGATGATGGAGCCGTGCGGTCGCTGCTGCATGTAAAAATCTGGGTCGTAACTCATAAGGAACGTTGGGCAGACATTAAAATCTACCGGCTCGGTCGCAAAAATTTCGTGGCGTTCGCCGTGGACAGGGATACTGAGTCCAGCCATCGCCGCAACCTTACCAGACCAGGCGCCGGCTGCATTGATCACAATATCCGTATCGATATAACCTTTATTCGTACAGACTCCCTTAACCGCACCGGCGGTCATTTTAAAACCCGTGACCTCGGTAAACTTTTCAATAACGACACCCTCACGCTTTGCAGCCTCCTGATGCGCGAAGTTAGTAAGCATCGGATCGGCGTGTCCATCGCGCTTATACCAGTAGAAGCCCTTTACATCTTCGACGTTGATACCTGGACAAAGCTCGCGTGCGTCGTCATGTGTGAGCATCCGAGAGGGAACACCGAGAGAATTCTGAAGTGCGATACATTTTTTAAAGTTCTCAAGCTGCGCGTCGGAATAGGCCATAAAGAGATACCCGTTCTGGTAGAGACCGATATCCATACCCAGCTCTTCCTCCAGATGCTCATATTTATCAATACAGGCCTTGCCTA is drawn from Cloacibacillus porcorum and contains these coding sequences:
- a CDS encoding NAD(P)/FAD-dependent oxidoreductase, with the protein product MTWKRTADAVVIGGGMMGMATAYYLKKLGMKDVVLLEKNTVASGATGRCAAAFRATWGGELNIILGKACIDKYEHLEEELGMDIGLYQNGYLFMAYSDAQLENFKKCIALQNSLGVPSRMLTHDDARELCPGINVEDVKGFYWYKRDGHADPMLTNFAHQEAAKREGVVIEKFTEVTGFKMTAGAVKGVCTNKGYIDTDIVINAAGAWSGKVAAMAGLSIPVHGERHEIFATEPVDFNVCPTFLMSYDPDFYMQQRPHGSIIAGCGPHRYRKEAAPFNDYEMGDSWDFLEHMTGIMNHVLPRTKGIRVVRQWSGMYDITPDMQPVIGEADEMKGFWMNVSGSRGFMFGPVAGEMVAEQILFGKTELPIEKFHWNRYARGEYLLDTAIA